One stretch of Zingiber officinale cultivar Zhangliang chromosome 6B, Zo_v1.1, whole genome shotgun sequence DNA includes these proteins:
- the LOC121992110 gene encoding protein FLX-like 2 produces MGSKGRIPPHMRQPLPGPSLLHPDPFGAGIRPPGAFPFDMLPPVEVMEQKLASQHREMQVLATENQRFAATHSSLRQELAAAQQELQRLQNQMAAVKAEQDQQLRLLLDKIAKMEADLKVSESLKAELQQAHVEAQSLVTTRQELISKVQQMTQDLQRSHADAHHIPSLISELEALRQEYQHCRATYEYERKLRIDHYESLQAMENNYVAMVREVEKLRAELTNASQDRISGNALGGQFGANANAYKENIASGNHSVGQNVYEDGYGVLQGHPGGAAPYSGSAPGPASARGVYDPLSRSQTYDASRAPGYDVSRVTGYDAAHIGSFDGPRGTRSPLTSGHDVARGAGMVQTPSVTGNPAAPYGSAQAPPSYGAAVAPPTYGSAQQSTYGSGQMPTAYGTTQQASYGIGQTPAAYATTQQAAYGTGQQITHAGGGFEAPRGGNTGRR; encoded by the exons ATGGGAAGCAAAGGTCGTATACCTCCTCATATGAGGCAACCTCTACCTGGTCCTAGTTTGCTCCACCCAGATCCATTTGGTGCAGGCATCCGTCCACCTGGTGCATTTCCTTTTGATATGTTGCCTCCTGTTGAAGTGATGGAGCAGAAACTCGCTTCGCAACATAGGGAAATGCAAGTACTTGCCACTGAGAACCAAAGGTTTGCAGCTACCCATTCTTCTTTAAGGCAGGAATTGGCTGCTGCCCAACAAGAGTTGCAGAGATTACAGAACCAAATGGCTGCTGTAAAAGCTGAGCAAGATCAACAATTAAGACTGCTCTTGGATAAAATTGCAAAGATGGAAGCTGACTTAAAAGTTTCTGAATCTCTTAAAGCAGAGTTGCAGCAGGCTCATGTAGAAGCGCAAAGTTTGGTTACAACAAGACAGGAACTAATATCTAAAGTACAACAGATGACTCAAGATTTGCAAAGGAGCCATGCGGATGCTCATCATATCCCATCTTTGATTTCTGAACTTGAGGCTCTCAGACAAGAATATCAACATTGCAG AGCTACATATGAGTATGAGAGGAAATTGCGTATTGATCATTACGAGTCTCTTCAAGCAATGGAGAATAATTATGTTGCGATGGTGAGGGAGGTAGAAAAGCTGCGTGCTGAATTGACTAATGCCAGCCAAGACAGAATTAGTGGCAATGCTTTAG GTGGCCAATTCGGAGCAAATGCTAACGCCTACAAGGAAAATATCGCATCTGGAAACCATTCTGTTGGACAAAATGTTTATGAAGATGGTTACGGAGTTCTGCAG GGGCATCCTGGAGGTGCAGCACCATATAGTGGAAGTGCACCTGGTCCTGCTTCTGCACGGGGTGTATATGATCCCCTGTCAAGGAGCCAAACATATGATGCTTCCAGAGCCCCTGGTTATGATGTTTCGCGAGTCACAGGCTATGATGCCGCACACATTGGAAGCTTTGATGGACCTAGAGGCACTCGCAGCCCTTTGACCTCTGGACATGATGTTGCTAGAGGAGCTGGCATGGTTCAAACACCGTCAGTCACAGGAAACCCTGCTGCTCCTTATGGGTCTGCACAGGCCCCTCCCTCTTACGGTGCAGCCGTTGCTCCACCAACTTATGGTTCTGCACAGCAATCAACATATGGATCCGGGCAGATGCCAACTGCCTATGGTACAACTCAACAAGCATCGTATGGAATTGGACAGACTCCAGCAGCCTATGCTACAACACAACAAGCAGCATATGGAACAGGGCAGCAAATAACTCATGCTGGAGGTGGTTTTGAAGCACCTCGTGGCGGGAACACTGGTCGTAGATGA
- the LOC121992111 gene encoding BAG family molecular chaperone regulator 1-like, with translation MRSRTSVRAAGTAAFSPVKEEKVEAEKWEVRPGGMLVQSLSSHADAVGAPVPAIRVKVKYGAVYHEIYISSQASFGELKKELSARTGLHPLDMKLLYKDKERASATFLDAVGVKDKSKVVLTDDPTAKAKRLLEMRKTDKIDKAVKSVSAISLEVDRLASKVTALEAIANKGERIVVNDVSNLIDCLMNELVKLEAIDADGDVKQQKRQQIKRVQKHVETLDLIKLKNGQARKERQPQCQPPQKLHSPPQAVLHSIQPQYQQQMQQPHNPFLQQNHHQQQPARSQSAFWEPFDLLTPSTSTPTSATTSTASSTPHASFDWKLF, from the exons ATGCGGTCGAGAACCAGCGTGAGGGCGGCAGGGACGGCGGCGTTTAGCCCGGTGAAGGAAGAGAAGGTGGAGGCGGAGAAATGGGAGGTGAGGCCGGGTGGGATGCTGGTCCAGTCTCTCAGCTCGCACGCCGACGCTGTCGGCGCTCCCGTCCCCGCCATCCGCGTCAAGGTCAAGTACGGCGCCGTCTACCACGAGATCTACATCAGCTCCCAGGCCTCCTTTG GGGAGCTGAAGAAGGAGCTGTCTGCGAGGACGGGGCTGCACCCGCTGGACATGAAGCTGTTGTACAAGGACAAGGAGAGGGCGTCGGCGACCTTCCTCGACGCCGTCGGCGTGAAGGACAAGTCTAAGGTGGTGTTGACGGATGACCCAACGGCGAAGGCGAAGCGACTACTGGAGATGCGCAAGACCGACAAAATTGACAAGGCTGTGAAGTCCGTCTCCGCAATCAGCCTTGAGGTCGACCGTCTCGCCTCCAAG GTAACGGCGCTGGAGGCGATTGCGAACAAAGGCGAACGAATCGTGGTCAACGACGTGTCCAATCTCATCGACTGCTTGATGAATGAGCTTGTTAAGCTGGAGGCCATCGACGCCGACGGAGATGTGAAGCAGCAAAAGAGACAGCAG ATTAAGAGAGTGCAGAAACATGTGGAAACGCTCGACTTGATCAAGCTCAAGAACGGTCAAGCGAGGAAAGAGCGGCAGCCTCAGTGCCAACCACCGCAGAAACTTCATTCGCCGCCGCAAGCAGTGCTGCACTCGATTCAGCCCCAATACCAGCAACAAATGCAGCAACCACACAACCCTTTTCTACAGCAAAATCACCACCAGCAGCAGCCGGCGCGTTCTCAGTCAGCGTTCTGGGAACCGTTCGATCTGCTGACACCGTCCACCTCCACGCCCACTTCCGCCACCACCTCCACCGCCTCCTCCACTCCCCACGCTAGCTTCGATTGGAAGCTGTTCTGA
- the LOC121992112 gene encoding uncharacterized protein LOC121992112 isoform X1, with protein MRVSCFFSLLLQERSSPLGSAAAFLFALLFAFQKRKDDCSEVDGDSAGAASFPFIQEPERSPERIMVEEHEVVAATADGSADHWLSRANLLVPVALEKSRSANGFVLRWKSIAEKIERVPSSLSDLSSHPCFSRHALCRELLQSVVASLSETVQLSDRCLGADGVASVGKLQMQSDLDALVCKLDLNLRDCGLLVKTGVLGEAALPPATASPVADATSFNLRELLVRLQIGHAEAKHRALDGLLEAMREDEKSVMTVLGRSNISALIHMLTATSPKVREKAATAVSLLTDSGSCENLLVSEGALPSLIRLLESGSLVAREKAVISLQRLSMSADTARLIASHGGIRPLVEVCQIGDSICQSAAAGALKNLSAVAEVRQCLVDEGIIKIMINLLDCGVVSGSKDYAAECLQHLTSSNENLRRSVVSAGGIRCLIAYLDGSLPQEPAISALKNLVGSVSKDALISLGLLPCLVHVLKHGSLGAQQAAAAAICKFSSSVEAKRIVGESGCIPLIVELLEAKTDGAREVAAQAIASLMILPHNCRDVKKNDKSVPNLVQLLNPNPQNTAKKYSVSCLLILSSSKRLKKMMISYGAIGYLKKLSDMDVPGAKKLLERLERRCLRGLFTRK; from the exons ATGCGTGTGAGCTGCTTCTTCTCGCTTCTGCTTCAAGAAAGGTCGTCGCCGCTGGGCTCCGCTGCTGCCTTCCTTTTCGCTCTTCTCTTCGCTTTCCAGAAGCGTAAAGACGACTGCTCCGAAGTCGACGGCGACAGCGCCGGAGCCGCTTCTTTTCCTTTCATACAAG AACCAGAACGATCGCCGGAGCGAATCATGGTGGAAGAGCACGAGGTTGTCGCCGCAACGGCCGATGGATCAGCGGATCACTGGCTCTCCCGCGCGAATCTCCTTGTCCCTGTCGCCCTCGAGAAGTCCCGGTCTGCCAATGGCTTCGTCTTGCGCTGGAAATCCATCGCTGAGAAGATCGAGCGCGTGCCCTCCTCCCTCTCTGACCTTTCCAGCCACCCCTGCTTCTCGCGCCACGCTCTTTGCCGCGAGCTGCTCCAGTCCGTTGTGGCCTCCTTGTCCGAGACTGTTCAATTGTCTGACCGATGCCTCGGGGCTGATGGCGTCGCTTCCGTCGGCAAGCTCCAGATGCAGAGCGACCTAGACGCCCTAGTCTGCAAGCTTGACCTCAACCTTCGTGACTGCGGGCTCCTCGTCAAAACCGGCGTCCTAGGCGAAGCGGCTCTCCCTCCGGCAACCGCCTCGCCGGTGGCGGATGCCACCAGCTTTAATCTGCGCGAGCTACTCGTTCGCCTCCAGATAGGGCACGCCGAGGCAAAGCATCGAGCTTTGGATGGGTTGCTCGAGGCGATGCGGGAGGACGAGAAGAGCGTGATGACAGTTTTGGGACGCAGTAACATCTCCGCCCTCATACACATGTTGACAGCCACATCCCCCAAAGTGAGAGAGAAAGCCGCCACCGCGGTCTCCTTGCTCACTGACTCAGGGAGCTGTGAGAATTTGCTTGTCTCCGAAGGGGCGTTGCCATCTCTGATCAGGCTTCTGGAATCAGGGAGCTTAGTAGCACGAGAAAAAGCAGTGATTTCCCTTCAAAGGCTGTCCATGTCCGCCGACACTGCCCGTTTGATTGCCAGCCATGGTGGTATTCGCCCGTTGGTAGAAGTGTGCCAAATAGGGGACTCCATCTGCCAATCGGCTGCCGCCGGTGCACTTAAGAACCTCTCTGCAGTTGCAGAAGTGAGGCAGTGCCTCGTGGACGAGGGAATTATTAAGATTATGATCAATCTTCTTGATTGTGGAGTTGTTTCCGGCTCTAAAGATTATGCAGCTGAATGTTTGCAGCATCTGACATCTAGCAATGAGAATTTGAGGAGATCAGTTGTATCAGCTGGAGGAATCCGGTGCCTTATTGCATATCTGGATGGCTCCCTGCCGCAGGAACCAGCAATCTCTGCATTGAAAAATCTGGTTGGTTCTGTATCCAAGGATGCTCTGATTTCGCTTGGTCTGCTTCCTTGCCTTGTTCATGTGTTAAAACATGGATCCTTGGGGGCTCAGCAGGCCGCTGCAGCTGCCATTTGTAAGTTTTCCAGCTCAGTGGAGGCCAAGAGAATCGTCGGAGAGTCTGGATGCATTCCTTTGATTGTAGAATTACTCGAGGCAAAGACCGATGGCGCAAGAGAGGTGGCTGCTCAAGCTATAGCTAGCCTGATGATTCTTCCTCATAATTGTAGGGATGTCAAGAAGAATGACAAAAGTGTGCCAAATTTGGTTCAGTTGCTCAATCCCAATCCCCAGAACACAGCAAAGAAGTATTCAGTCTCCTGTCTCCTAATCTTGTCGTCAAGCAAAAGGttgaagaagatgatgatttCATACGGCGCTATTGGCTATCTCAAGAAACTGTCAGATATGGACGTTCCCGGCGCAAAGAAGTTGCTTGAGAGATTGGAACGACGCTGTCTTCGCGGCTTGTTCACCAGGAAATAG
- the LOC121992112 gene encoding uncharacterized protein LOC121992112 isoform X2, with amino-acid sequence MRVSCFFSLLLQERSSPLGSAAAFLFALLFAFQKRKDDCSEVDGDSAGAASFPFIQERSPERIMVEEHEVVAATADGSADHWLSRANLLVPVALEKSRSANGFVLRWKSIAEKIERVPSSLSDLSSHPCFSRHALCRELLQSVVASLSETVQLSDRCLGADGVASVGKLQMQSDLDALVCKLDLNLRDCGLLVKTGVLGEAALPPATASPVADATSFNLRELLVRLQIGHAEAKHRALDGLLEAMREDEKSVMTVLGRSNISALIHMLTATSPKVREKAATAVSLLTDSGSCENLLVSEGALPSLIRLLESGSLVAREKAVISLQRLSMSADTARLIASHGGIRPLVEVCQIGDSICQSAAAGALKNLSAVAEVRQCLVDEGIIKIMINLLDCGVVSGSKDYAAECLQHLTSSNENLRRSVVSAGGIRCLIAYLDGSLPQEPAISALKNLVGSVSKDALISLGLLPCLVHVLKHGSLGAQQAAAAAICKFSSSVEAKRIVGESGCIPLIVELLEAKTDGAREVAAQAIASLMILPHNCRDVKKNDKSVPNLVQLLNPNPQNTAKKYSVSCLLILSSSKRLKKMMISYGAIGYLKKLSDMDVPGAKKLLERLERRCLRGLFTRK; translated from the exons ATGCGTGTGAGCTGCTTCTTCTCGCTTCTGCTTCAAGAAAGGTCGTCGCCGCTGGGCTCCGCTGCTGCCTTCCTTTTCGCTCTTCTCTTCGCTTTCCAGAAGCGTAAAGACGACTGCTCCGAAGTCGACGGCGACAGCGCCGGAGCCGCTTCTTTTCCTTTCATACAAG AACGATCGCCGGAGCGAATCATGGTGGAAGAGCACGAGGTTGTCGCCGCAACGGCCGATGGATCAGCGGATCACTGGCTCTCCCGCGCGAATCTCCTTGTCCCTGTCGCCCTCGAGAAGTCCCGGTCTGCCAATGGCTTCGTCTTGCGCTGGAAATCCATCGCTGAGAAGATCGAGCGCGTGCCCTCCTCCCTCTCTGACCTTTCCAGCCACCCCTGCTTCTCGCGCCACGCTCTTTGCCGCGAGCTGCTCCAGTCCGTTGTGGCCTCCTTGTCCGAGACTGTTCAATTGTCTGACCGATGCCTCGGGGCTGATGGCGTCGCTTCCGTCGGCAAGCTCCAGATGCAGAGCGACCTAGACGCCCTAGTCTGCAAGCTTGACCTCAACCTTCGTGACTGCGGGCTCCTCGTCAAAACCGGCGTCCTAGGCGAAGCGGCTCTCCCTCCGGCAACCGCCTCGCCGGTGGCGGATGCCACCAGCTTTAATCTGCGCGAGCTACTCGTTCGCCTCCAGATAGGGCACGCCGAGGCAAAGCATCGAGCTTTGGATGGGTTGCTCGAGGCGATGCGGGAGGACGAGAAGAGCGTGATGACAGTTTTGGGACGCAGTAACATCTCCGCCCTCATACACATGTTGACAGCCACATCCCCCAAAGTGAGAGAGAAAGCCGCCACCGCGGTCTCCTTGCTCACTGACTCAGGGAGCTGTGAGAATTTGCTTGTCTCCGAAGGGGCGTTGCCATCTCTGATCAGGCTTCTGGAATCAGGGAGCTTAGTAGCACGAGAAAAAGCAGTGATTTCCCTTCAAAGGCTGTCCATGTCCGCCGACACTGCCCGTTTGATTGCCAGCCATGGTGGTATTCGCCCGTTGGTAGAAGTGTGCCAAATAGGGGACTCCATCTGCCAATCGGCTGCCGCCGGTGCACTTAAGAACCTCTCTGCAGTTGCAGAAGTGAGGCAGTGCCTCGTGGACGAGGGAATTATTAAGATTATGATCAATCTTCTTGATTGTGGAGTTGTTTCCGGCTCTAAAGATTATGCAGCTGAATGTTTGCAGCATCTGACATCTAGCAATGAGAATTTGAGGAGATCAGTTGTATCAGCTGGAGGAATCCGGTGCCTTATTGCATATCTGGATGGCTCCCTGCCGCAGGAACCAGCAATCTCTGCATTGAAAAATCTGGTTGGTTCTGTATCCAAGGATGCTCTGATTTCGCTTGGTCTGCTTCCTTGCCTTGTTCATGTGTTAAAACATGGATCCTTGGGGGCTCAGCAGGCCGCTGCAGCTGCCATTTGTAAGTTTTCCAGCTCAGTGGAGGCCAAGAGAATCGTCGGAGAGTCTGGATGCATTCCTTTGATTGTAGAATTACTCGAGGCAAAGACCGATGGCGCAAGAGAGGTGGCTGCTCAAGCTATAGCTAGCCTGATGATTCTTCCTCATAATTGTAGGGATGTCAAGAAGAATGACAAAAGTGTGCCAAATTTGGTTCAGTTGCTCAATCCCAATCCCCAGAACACAGCAAAGAAGTATTCAGTCTCCTGTCTCCTAATCTTGTCGTCAAGCAAAAGGttgaagaagatgatgatttCATACGGCGCTATTGGCTATCTCAAGAAACTGTCAGATATGGACGTTCCCGGCGCAAAGAAGTTGCTTGAGAGATTGGAACGACGCTGTCTTCGCGGCTTGTTCACCAGGAAATAG
- the LOC121992113 gene encoding glycine-rich protein 2-like, with product MDPMDVRSKGTVKWFNDTKGFGFITPDDGGEDLFVHQSSIKSDGFRTLAEGESVEFSVSEGDDGRTKAVDVTGPDGSPVQGGGGGGGGGGGRRDGYGGGRGGGSRSGGYGSGYGFSSGGGGGRGRGGGGYGGGGYGGGGYGGGGACYKCGETGHMAKDCYQGGGGGGNGGGGGGSCYNCGEMGHIARDCYQGGGGGGGGGGGGGRYGGGGGGGGGGGSCYNCGETGHFARECPGRN from the coding sequence ATGGATCCAATGGACGTCCGCTCCAAGGGCACGGTGAAGTGGTTCAACGACACCAAGGGATTCGGCTTCATCACGCCCGACGACGGCGGAGAGGATCTCTTCGTCCACCAGTCTTCCATCAAGTCCGACGGGTTCCGGACCCTCGCCGAGGGAGAGAGCGTCGAGTTCTCGGTCTCCGAGGGCGACGACGGGCGCACCAAGGCCGTCGATGTCACCGGGCCTGATGGATCTCCCGTCCAGGGCGGCGGCGGGGGCGGTGGCGGGGGCGGTGGCCGGAGGGATGGCTACGGAGGTGGCCGCGGGGGAGGATCTCGGAGCGGGGGCTATGGGAGTGGCTACGGCTTCAGCAGTGGTGGCGGAGGAGGAAGGGGGAGGGGCGGAGGCGGTTATGGCGGGGGAGGTTATGGTGGGGGAGGATATGGCGGGGGAGGCGCTTGCTACAAGTGCGGCGAAACTGGTCACATGGCTAAAGATTGTTATCAGGGAGGCGGTGGAGGCGGCAACGGTGGAGGAGGCGGCGGATCTTGCTATAACTGCGGTGAGATGGGTCATATTGCTAGAGATTGCTACCAGGGCGGCGGtggcggtggcggcggcggcggcgggggTGGGAGGTATGGTGGTGGTGGCGGtggcggtggcggcggcggctCCTGCTATAACTGCGGCGAGACGGGGCACTTTGCTAGGGAATGCCCTGGCAGGAACTGA
- the LOC121990799 gene encoding E3 ubiquitin-protein ligase RNF8-like, protein MAIDKNHDDDVYEILPVLEQEEPIATMTNEETREMVEEAEMPLTGYSTISYLVEEEEENKKSEEMVGYSTLSFMKEEEENKESEGQQRCSACEGRPRGTALIQCGHTFCRLCAREMWLTQFDCPLCHRPIHGILDIF, encoded by the coding sequence ATGGCCATCGACAAGAATCACGACGATGATGTGTATGAAATCCTTCCGGTTCTCGAACAAGAAGAACCAATAGCAACAATGACCAACGAAGAAACGCGAGAGATGGTGGAAGAAGCGGAAATGCCACTAACAGGATATTCAACGATAAGTTATCTggtggaagaagaggaggagaacaagaaaaGCGAAGAAATGGTGGGATATTCAACGTTAAGTTTTatgaaggaagaggaggagaacaaGGAAAGTGAGGGGCAGCAACGATGCAGCGCATGCGAAGGGAGGCCTCGCGGCACAGCTCTGATACAATGCGGGCACACCTTCTGCCGACTATGCGCCAGGGAGATGTGGCTTACACAATTCGACTGCCCGCTTTGCCACCGCCCCATCCATGGCATCCTTGATATCTTCTAA